From a single Erpetoichthys calabaricus chromosome 1, fErpCal1.3, whole genome shotgun sequence genomic region:
- the LOC127528021 gene encoding general transcription factor II-I repeat domain-containing protein 2-like, translating to MASTKKRKVDAESRTFQEKWTDNYFFIMQKEKPLCLICLETISVLKVYNLKRHYNTKHANYNSYKDKLRTDKIQNLKKCVSAQEMLFRKHTDVADNIVRASFIVSEKIAKHSKPYSEGEFVKECLTAVTKVLCPEKSHEMEKISLSRWTITRRIDEMASDIKLSIKNIASKFEAFSIALDESTDSNDTAQLAIFIRGVDASFNCTEELLALQPMKNTTRGEDIFQEVKTVFTVFDLKWEKLCRISTDGAPSMIGPNIGVVVQIKTELSSNKINTEDLSVLHCIIHQQNLCAKSVKFAHVMGTITACINFIKSRALNHSQFQEFLADVLSDHEDLTFYCEVRWLSKGKMLKRFYDLRNEVSLFMDMKGKPIPELENKPWLCDLAFLVNLTTHLNELNAKLQSQGQMIHELYGHIKSFQNKLRLWESQLKEGNTYHFPTLVNHKDFDCESFANELNSLSREFNTRFCDFKNQEANLQIFSCPFDVDVELAPLSLQMELIELQENLVLKSKFNDIELLDFYKNYFPWDKFPKLTAFAEKNDSVWQHLQMRATFFKDELRKIQNQDENY from the coding sequence ATGGCttcaacaaagaagagaaaagtggacgctgagagtcgtacatttcaagagaaatggactgacaattatttttttataatgcagaaagaaaaacctctttgtttgatatgcttggaaactatttcagttttaaaggtatacaatttaaaaagacactacaatacaaaacacgctaattacaacagttacaaagataaactaagaacagataagatacaaaatttgaaaaaatgtgtatcgGCACAAGAGATGTTATTCCGCAAACATACTGATGTAGCTGACAATATTGTTCGTGCAAGTTTTATTGTTAGCGAAAAAATTGCGAAGCACTCAAAACCATATTCTGAAGGCGAGTTTGTCAAGGAATGCCTTACTGCAGTCACGAAAGTTCTGTGTCCagagaaaagccatgaaatggaaaagataaGTCTTTCTCGTTGGACAATAACccgacgaatcgacgaaatggccagtgacataaaattaagcattaaaaatattgcatcaaaATTTGAAGCATTTTCCATTGCTCTTGATGAGAGTACAGACTCCAACGATACCGCTCAATTGGCTATATTTATTCGCGGAGTTGACGCTAGCTTCAATTGTACGGAAGAATTGCTTGCTCTCCAACCAATGAAGAATACAACAAGGGGTGAAGACATTTTCCaggaagtaaaaactgtttttactgtatttgatttaaagtgGGAAAAGTTATGCAGAATATCCACCGATGGAGCTCCATCGATGATTGGACCAAACATCGGAGTTGTTGTCCAAATAAAAACCGAATTATCAAGTAACAAAATCAATACCGAAGATTTGtcggtattgcattgcattatacaccagcaaaacttatgtgcaaaatcagttaaatttgcacatgtgatgggcacaataactgcatgtataaacttcattaaatccAGGGCGCTAAATCACAGCCAATTTCAAGAATTTCTGGCTGACGTTCTTTCTGACCATGAagatcttacattttattgtgaagtgcgttggcttagcaagggaaaaatgttgaaacgtttttatgatttgagaaatgaggtatctcttttcatggacatgaaaggaaaacctattcctgagctagaaaacaaaccctggctgtgtgatcttgcatttcttgtcaacctaacaacacatctaaatgaacttaatgctaaattacaaagtcagggacaaatgattcatgagctttatggacacataaaatcatttcaaaataagcttcgactctgggaaagccaattAAAGGAAGGCAATACTTATCATTTTCCCACACTTGTGAACCACAAAGATTTTGATTGTGAATCGTTTgcgaatgaattaaattcattgagtagagaattcaacactaggttctgtgattttaaaaatcaagaagcaaacttgcaaattttctcttgtccatttgatgttgatgtcgaactagctccactttcattgcaaatggaattaattgaactacaagagaaccttgtcctgaaatcaaaattcaatgatattgaattacttgacttttataaaaactatttccCATGGGACAAGTTTCCAAAGCTGACAGCTTTTGCTGAAAAGAATGACTCTGTTTGGCAGCACCTACAAATGCGAGCAACTTTTTTCAAGGATGAACTTCGTAAAATCCAAAACCAGGACGAGAATTACTGA